A portion of the Rhinopithecus roxellana isolate Shanxi Qingling chromosome 19, ASM756505v1, whole genome shotgun sequence genome contains these proteins:
- the CCDC182 gene encoding coiled-coil domain-containing protein 182, whose protein sequence is MEPLYQAGSILMTVNTLQGKKMVESGLQSGDFSLSQSWPSCLPPTADLEILQQKVAGVQRELEDFKKETLKSIHYLEDSFCEMNGALVQQEEQAARVRQRLREEEDRGIVRNKVLTFLLPREKQLREHCKRLEDLLLDRGRDALRATKKSQAD, encoded by the coding sequence ATGGAACCCCTCTATCAGGCTGGGTCCATTCTTATGACGGTGAATACCTTACAGGGGAAGAAAATGGTAGAGAGTGGCCTCCAGTCTGGAGACTTTTCCCTGTCCCAGTCATGGCCCTCCTGCCTCCCGCCAACTGCAGACTTAGAGATCCTGCAGCAGAAGGTGGCCGGGGTGCAACGGGAGCTGGAAGACTTTAAGAAAGAGACATTGAAGTCCATCCATTACCTTGAAGACTCCTTCTGCGAGATGAATGGTGCCCTGGTGCAGCAGGAGGAGCAGGCGGCTCGCGTGAGGCAGCGGCTAAGGGAGGAGGAGGACCGTGGCATCGTGCGCAACAAGGTTCTCACTTTCCTGCTGCCACGTGAGAAACAGCTCCGGGAGCATTGCAAGCGACTGGAGGACCTGCTGCTGGACAGGGGCCGCGACGCCCTGCGTGCCACCAAGAAGAGCCAGGCTGACTGA